The DNA window ATTTTTCAAACTCTTTTAGCTCCACAGGACGCCTATTTACAAAAATAAAAGAAACTTTTTTCCTTTCATTATCCTCCTCGTAAAATAGTTTGAAGTTTTTTCCTTCCAACTTTTTAAAACTTACAGTGTCCCCAAAAAGTTGTTTTATCCTTTCCGAAAAGGAAGAGGCAGGGAAAATCTCATCTTCAATCTTAAAAGAGATCTGAGGATTGCAGAGAGCAAAAGTTTTGGCGGTCTTTATAAGATCTTTTTTGCTTTTTTGTTTAAAGCCTTTCCTCCTTACCGGAACGTTAAAGTAAAGAGAGTTTACAGAAACACTCGTTCCTTTGGAAAAAGGAATTGGTGAAATGGATAAAACCTTTCCACCTTTTACTTCCAATTTCCCACCAATGTTTTCATACAAAAACCTTGTCTTTATAGTAAGGTGGCTAACTTGGGAAATTGCGTAAAGAGCTTCTCCTCTGAAACCGTAAGTTCCTATTCTTTCAAGATCACTTAAAGAGTTTATTTTACTTGTAGCAAACCTTTCAACGGCTAAAGGAAGATCCTGATAGGAAATGCCTACTCCATTGTCAACAACTTTAAAGTTAAAAGCATCATCAATGTTAATCCTTATTTCTGTAGCTTCAGCATCAATGGAGTTCTCTATAAGCTCTTTAAGAACGTTTGATGGAGAAGAAGCTATCTGACCTGAAGCTATTTTGGAAACTATTTCCCTTGGTAGCTTTTTTATCATGAAAGATGTCCCTAAATTAAAGCAAGAAGGTATTGTTTGGGAATTTTACATTTCCTTCAAGTAGTTAGCAATCTTTAAAAACTTTTTTAGTTGACTTAAAACAACGTTTGACATAATTTAAATAGTAGAGGATAGAAAAAGAGAAGGAGGGAGAAATGATCATCAGGAAGGAGCACGCGCTTGCCCTTTTAAGAGTTCGTGAAGGAGAAAAAGTAAACGAAAGGGTATGCCAACTAATGAACGCCCAAGAAGAGGCTCCTTTCATAGAGCTTGAAAGAATGAACCTTTTAAGGATGGAAAGACCTTTAGAGTACTCTCTAACTTACTGGGGAAGAGCGTTAGCAAACATAATCGAAGAGATGGTTTCTAAAGGTCTTATTAAGCATCCTAAAGATTGGGATGAAGAGTTTAGGTGGCTTGGTTCTGAAGTAATTATGATGATTGAAACCGCTATTCTTAATGATGATATTCCAGGACCTCTTACAGAAAAAGAGCTTGAGAAGAGAGGGTTCATAGAAGAAAGAAAAGTAGAAAAGAAGGGAACATTCAAGGTGGTAAATAAATTTGCTAAGGATGTTTATGAAATCTT is part of the Desulfurobacteriaceae bacterium genome and encodes:
- the mutL gene encoding DNA mismatch repair endonuclease MutL, which codes for MIKKLPREIVSKIASGQIASSPSNVLKELIENSIDAEATEIRINIDDAFNFKVVDNGVGISYQDLPLAVERFATSKINSLSDLERIGTYGFRGEALYAISQVSHLTIKTRFLYENIGGKLEVKGGKVLSISPIPFSKGTSVSVNSLYFNVPVRRKGFKQKSKKDLIKTAKTFALCNPQISFKIEDEIFPASSFSERIKQLFGDTVSFKKLEGKNFKLFYEEDNERKKVSFIFVNRRPVELKEFEKLMEELRIKNYILFLELEPSLVDVNVSPTKDKVILKDTAIFETIKESLKSEISLPKVFVFREDEKIEYYSPIKLLGTDGTVIVGYDKDYYYFFDQHLIHERVNYEEILKLLYSKKIPLRKLVPPVVLKRKENLANELLKLGASFEKEGNNLIVKAIPEILRVEDLKKLEKGEELESIASLACKRAIKSGFKPLSFDCLEDLFNRYLLCKDREFCPHGRAIYYRIRKTKILGKLGRK